In Acipenser ruthenus chromosome 6, fAciRut3.2 maternal haplotype, whole genome shotgun sequence, the following proteins share a genomic window:
- the LOC117410722 gene encoding ectonucleoside triphosphate diphosphohydrolase 6-like produces the protein MKIPKLASVFLLVLCLIVYLTYVKKHIDISTPSDSKDLIQPRNGKDKLCHSEVGDLNKSNFLYGIMFDAGSTGTRIHVFKFNKTPNEAPKLAHETFKAIKPGLSPYADDPEKCTAGIQELLNVAKEIVPCDLWKSTPLVLKATAGLRLLPGEKAKQLLDKVKDIFQASPFLSREDCVGIMDGSDEGISAWITVNFLIGSLHGLEQNTVGMLDLGGGSTQITFSPQDEKTIQTSPIDYITSFQMFSSTFSLYSHSYLGLGLMSARLAVLGGIEGMPLEEGKTLLSPCLAPDYEEQWEHAEVVYTIKGQKAGEPIYESCYSKVEKMLYRKVKKAEEVKDMDFYAFSYYYDRAVDIGIIDEETGGNVKVEDYEAAARKVCKSMETDQGENPFLCLDLTYIAALLQELGFPKDKVLKLARKIDNVETSWALGATFHYIESLHKH, from the exons ATGAAGATACCAAAATTAGCCAGTGTTTTTCTACTTGTGCTATGTCTCATTGTTTATTTGACATATGTCAAGAAGCACATTGACATTTCGACTCCTTCAGACTCTAAAGACCTAATTCAGCCTAGAAATGGAAAGGATAAGCTGTGCCATTCAGAGGTCGGAGACCTTAATAAAAGTAATTTCCTGTATGGGATCATGTTTGATGCTGGAAGCACGGGAACAAGGATACATGTCTTCAAGTTCAACAAAACACCAAATG AGGCTCCTAAATTGGCACATGAAACATTTAAAGCTATAAAACCAGGACTGTCGCCTTATGCTGATGATCCTGAAAAG TGCACTGCTGGGATCCAAGAGCTTCTGAATGTTGCTAAAGAGATTGTTCCTTGTGACCTTTGGAAGAGCACTCCCCTGGTGCTCAAGGCGACAGCTGGGCTGCGTCTGTTACCTGGTGAAAAGGCTAAGCAGCTGCTGGATAAA GTGAAAGATATATTCCAGGCATCACCCTTTCTCTCCAGAGAAGACTGTGTCGGTATAATGGATGGTTCAGATGAAG GAATTTCAGCATGGATCACAGTTAACTTTTTAATAG GCAGCCTGCATGGTCTGGAGCAAAACACTGTAGGAATGCTGGATTTGGGAGGGGGCTCAACACAGATAACATTCTCTCCACAAGACGAG AAAACAATCCAAACCTCACCCATAGACTACATCACATCATTTCAAATGTTCAGTAGCACCTTCTCACTCTATTCACACAG CTACTTGGGACTTGGTTTAATGTCAGCAAGACTTGCTGTTTTGGGGGGGATAGAGGGGATGCCCT TGGAGGAAGGAAAAACACTGTTGAGCCCGTGCTTAGCACCGGACTATGAAGAACAGTGGGAGCACGCTGAAGTAGTTTATACAATCAAAGGGCAGAAGGCAG GAGAGCCCATCTATGAGTCCTGCTATAGCAAAGTGGAGAAAATGCTCTACAGAAAAGTTAAAAAGGCAGAAGAGGTGAAAGACATGGATTTTTACGCCTTTTCATATTACTACGACAGGGCTGTGGATATTGGTATAATTG ATGAAGAGACAGGAGGTAATGTAAAAGTTGAAGATTATGAAGCAGCAGCCAGAAAAG TGTGCAAAAGTATGGAAACTGATCAAGGGGAGAACCCATTCCTTTGTCTTGATCTAACATACATCGCGGCCTTGCTCCAAGAACTGGGTTTTCCAAAGGACAAGGTCTTGAAG CTTGCAAGGAAGATAGACAATGTAGAAACCAGCTGGGCACTGGGAGCCACCTTCCATTACATTGAATCCCTTCATAAACACTGA